One genomic segment of Devosia sp. includes these proteins:
- the tolQ gene encoding protein TolQ: MDAVAAAAPHADLSIWGLFWAADIVVKSVMLGLLAASVWCWAIIIDKTLTYRRTQAEMNRFERTFWSGQSLEELYQQQAEKPSGGLGAVFVAAMKEWKRSHEQNAASFVGMQQRLDKVLDVAIARESEYLEKRLGFLATVGSAGPFIGLFGTVWGIMNAFTNIAASSDTNLAVVAGPIAEALFATAIGLVAAIPAVIAYNKLSSDAGKMIGRLEGFADEFSTILSRQLEARSR; this comes from the coding sequence GTGGATGCAGTGGCAGCAGCCGCACCGCATGCAGACCTGTCCATCTGGGGCCTGTTCTGGGCCGCCGATATCGTCGTCAAGTCGGTCATGCTCGGCCTCCTGGCCGCCTCGGTCTGGTGCTGGGCCATCATCATCGACAAGACCCTGACCTACCGGCGCACACAGGCGGAAATGAACCGCTTCGAGCGGACATTCTGGTCCGGACAGTCGCTGGAAGAACTCTACCAGCAGCAGGCCGAAAAGCCCTCGGGGGGGCTGGGCGCGGTCTTTGTCGCGGCCATGAAAGAGTGGAAGCGCAGCCACGAACAGAACGCGGCGAGCTTCGTGGGCATGCAGCAGCGGCTCGACAAGGTGCTGGACGTGGCCATCGCCCGCGAAAGCGAATATCTCGAGAAACGCCTGGGTTTCCTGGCCACCGTGGGTTCGGCCGGGCCGTTCATCGGCCTGTTCGGCACGGTCTGGGGCATCATGAATGCCTTCACCAATATCGCCGCGTCCTCCGATACCAATCTGGCCGTGGTGGCCGGCCCCATCGCCGAAGCCCTGTTCGCGACTGCCATCGGCCTCGTGGCCGCCATTCCGGCCGTTATTGCCTATAACAAGCTGTCGTCCGACGCCGGCAAGATGATCGGCCGGCTGGAAGG
- the ybgC gene encoding tol-pal system-associated acyl-CoA thioesterase, protein MSEHRFAVRIYYEDTDFSGNVYHAAYLKFFERARTEFLREQGIHHAELAEQGIAFAVRTMALEFVAPARIDDLLDVLTEVVSASGARLVLRQTIVREQTILTSAELTVAAIKTSGGPARLPLALRALSASKR, encoded by the coding sequence ATGAGCGAGCATCGTTTTGCCGTCCGCATCTACTACGAAGACACCGACTTTTCGGGAAATGTCTATCACGCGGCCTATCTCAAATTCTTCGAGCGGGCCCGCACCGAGTTCCTGCGCGAACAAGGCATCCACCATGCCGAACTGGCCGAGCAGGGAATCGCCTTCGCCGTGCGTACGATGGCGCTCGAATTCGTCGCTCCGGCTCGGATCGACGATCTGCTCGACGTTCTGACCGAGGTGGTCAGCGCCAGCGGCGCGCGGCTCGTGCTCCGGCAGACAATTGTTCGTGAGCAGACCATTCTGACCAGTGCCGAGTTGACCGTCGCCGCGATCAAGACCAGCGGCGGTCCGGCCCGCCTTCCGCTAGCACTTAGGGCCCTGAGCGCCTCCAAACGCTAA